In the Perca flavescens isolate YP-PL-M2 chromosome 20, PFLA_1.0, whole genome shotgun sequence genome, one interval contains:
- the nubpl gene encoding iron-sulfur cluster transfer protein NUBPL: protein MALFTYSRLSHLLRISGNKVSVIRTGIEIKPGPACCAQFIRCQRSMDSKALQERQKQQMAKGLPRQKPITGVKQVIVVASGKGGVGKSTTAVNLALGILANDPLKSVGLLDADVYGPSIPKLMNLKGNPELNDDNLMIPLFNYGVPCMSMGFLVDDVAPIVWRGLMVMSAIEKLLRQVDWGSLDYLVVDMPPGTGDVQLSISQNIPVAGAVIVSTPQDIALLDARRGAEMFKKVNVPVLGLVQNMSVFQCPNCNHQTHIFGSDGARQLADTLGVKLLGDVPLHLNIREMSDRGKPVVVSSPNSPEAEAYRKVASAVVQRLEEVHT, encoded by the exons ATGGCCCTGTTCACATACAGCAGACTGTCTCATTTACTAAGAATATCCGGAAATAAAGTATCCGTTATACGAACGGGGATAGAAATAAAACCGGGACCTGCGTGTTGTGCGCAGTTCATTCGCTGCCAG AGGTCGATGGATAGTAAGGCGTTACAGGAGAGGCAGAAGCAACAGATGGCCAAAGGTCTTCCCAGACAGAAGCCCATCACGGGGGTCAAACAGGTCATCGTTGTCGCTTCAGGGAAAGGCGGAGTGGGCAAGTCCACCACGGCAG TGAATTTAGCTCTTGGAATATTGGCCAACGATCCG CTCAAGTCAGTCGGTCTGTTGGATGCTGACGTTTACGGTCCGTCGATTCCCAAACTGATGAACCTGAAGGGAAACCCGGAGCTCAATGACG ACAATCTGATGATCCCTCTCTTTAACTACGGCGTTCCTTG catgtCAATGGGGTTCCTGGTGGACGATGTGGCTCCGATTGTGTGGAGGGGGCTGATGGTGATGTCAGCGATAGAGAAACTGCTCAGACAG GTGGACTGGGGGTCTCTGGACTACCTGGTAGTTGACATGCCTCCTGGTACAGGAGACGTCCAACTGTCAATCTCCCAGAACATCCCAGTCGCAG GCGCGGTCATCGTGTCCACGCCGCAGGATATCGCCCTGCTGGACGCTCGCCGAGGAGCCGAGATGTTCAAGAAAGTTAACGTGCCG GTTCTCGGCCTGGTGCAGAACATGAGCGTCTTCCAGTGTCCCAACTGTAACCACCAGACTCACATCTTCGGCTCTGACGGGGCCCGGCAGCTCGCAGACACACTGGGAGTCAAATTATTAG GTGACGTTCCTCTTCATCTAAACATCAGAGAGATGTCAGACAGAGGGAAACCAGTGGTCGTCTCTTCTCCCAACAGCCCAGAG GCGGAGGCGTACAGGAAGGTAGCGTCTGCCGTGGTCCAGAGACTCGAGGAAGTCCACACTTGA